The genome window TATCCAGCAGCTCAAATTCGGGCTTGTGCCGGCCGCGGCGGGCGTTTTCCTGTACCAACCACTCGTAGGGGTAGGCGTGCTGCGGATACTTGTACAGCATCCGCATGTAGGAATGGGTAGGCGTATTGTCGAGGTAGTAATACAGCTCCTTCACGTCCTCGCCGTGGTTGCCCTCGGGTCCGCTCAAGCCAAACAGCCGCTCCTTTAGGATAGGATCCTGCCCGTTCCAGAAGGCCGGGGCCAGGCACAAGAGCTGCTGGTCGTCGGAGACACCCCCAATGCCCTCCTCGCCCCAGCGGTAGGCCCGGCTGCGGGCCGCGTCGTGGGTGGTATAGGTCCAGGGCTGGCTGTCGGCGGAGTAGTCTTCGCGCACCGTGCCCCACTGCCGCTCCGATACGTAGGGCCCGAAGCGGTGCCAGGCGGCCTCGCCTGCTTGGGCCTGCTGCTGGCGTTGTTGTTCCTGAGTCATATACACTGTGCCCGCGAGTAACCACCTGTTTTTCGCCGGATCTTAAGGGTAGCACGTAGGTACGCCCGGCGGCAGACCACTCATAACACGGCTGCTGGCCGCAACTCAACCGTTGTCGGCGAAACCGGGGTAGAGAGTCATGCCGCCGTCGGCGAAGATGGTAGTACCCGTCACATAATCGGCCTCGTCGGAAGCCAGCCACACGGCCACCATGCCAATGTCGGCGGGGTCACCGATACGGCCGTAGGGAATCAGGGTCAGCAGGTTACGCTCTTCCTCGGGCGTGTCGCGGGCTGAGAGATTGATGGGGGTAGCAATGGCGCCCGGCCCGATGCTGTTGACCCGGATGCGCTGGGGCGCCAGCTCCTGGGCCATGCTTTTCATTAGCTGCATAATGCCGCCCTTGCTAGTGGCGTAGTTTACGTGGCCCGCCCACGGAATCACCTCGTGCACAGAGCTCATGCAGATGATTTTACCCGTGGCCTTCGATACTTCTGGCTGCGGACCGCGCCGCACGAACTCCCGGGCGGCCTCGCGGGCGCACAGAAACTGCCCGGTCAGGTTCACGTCAATTACTTTTTGCCACTTCTCCAGGCTCATTTCCAGAAAGGGCGAATCCTGCTGAATGCCGGAGTTATTGACCAGAATGTGCAGAGTCTGAAACTGCTCCCGAATTTGGTCGAACATATGGAGCACCTCGTCTTCCTTGCTTACATCAGCCTGGATGGCTACGGCCCGACCGCCCGCCTTTTTAATGTCGGCCACCACGGCCGCAGCTTCCTCGGCACTGTGGGCGTAGTTGACGATGACGGTAGCGCCTTCCGCGGCCATAGCCTTGGCCACACCCGCCCCAATGCCGGAGCTGCCGCCCGTCACGAGGGCAATTTGGTTTTGCAGACGCTGCGAG of Hymenobacter sublimis contains these proteins:
- a CDS encoding SDR family oxidoreductase; translated protein: MANSSNSQRLQNQIALVTGGSSGIGAGVAKAMAAEGATVIVNYAHSAEEAAAVVADIKKAGGRAVAIQADVSKEDEVLHMFDQIREQFQTLHILVNNSGIQQDSPFLEMSLEKWQKVIDVNLTGQFLCAREAAREFVRRGPQPEVSKATGKIICMSSVHEVIPWAGHVNYATSKGGIMQLMKSMAQELAPQRIRVNSIGPGAIATPINLSARDTPEEERNLLTLIPYGRIGDPADIGMVAVWLASDEADYVTGTTIFADGGMTLYPGFADNG